The Daucus carota subsp. sativus chromosome 2, DH1 v3.0, whole genome shotgun sequence genome includes a window with the following:
- the LOC108207063 gene encoding uncharacterized protein LOC108207063: MYIRLVVGVVVGMVICVYAPQVKLGDSESTIFWGCLDDLVRSIPQDQFIFVGGDFNSHIGARVDGYQGIHGGFGYSVRNDNGSALLEFATAHDLVIVNSCFRKRDDNLITFRSGGRATQIDYLLIRSRDFRFRSDCQVFPKEACASQHRLLAMDLSLASPLVEGLSVATPRILWRNLTGSKVAEFKDMLEGCFRLVDDVDQMWTTMANSIRSATKRVLGVSSGKVSAYKESWW, from the coding sequence ATGTATATTAGATTAGTTGTTGGGGTAGTTGTTGGGATGGTTATTTGTGTATATGCGCCTCAGGTGAAGTTGGGGGATAGTGAGTCTACGATTTTTTGGGGTTGTTTGGATGATTTGGTTCGAAGTATTCCTCAAGACCAATTTATATTTGTTGGTGGTGATTTTAATAGTCACATTGGTGCAAGAGTGGATGGATATCAAGGTATTCATGGCGGGTTTGGTTATAGTGTTAGAAATGACAATGGTTCGGCACTTTTGGAATTTGCGACAGCACATGATTTAGTGATTGTTAACTCTTGTTTTCGCAAGCGTGATGATAATCTAATTACTTTTAGGAGTGGAGGTCGTGCTACTCAGATTGATTATCTTCTTATTCGTAGTAGAGATTTCAGATTTCGTTCAGATTGTCAAGTTTTTCCAAAAGAAGCTTGTGCTTCGCAACATCGTCTTTTAGCCATGGATTTATCTTTGGCTAGTCCGCTAGTGGAGGGATTGAGCGTTGCTACACCAAGAATTCTTTGGCGAAATTTAACAGGATCGAAAGTAGCAGAATTTAAAGACATGCTTGAGGGTTGTTTTAGGTTGGTAGATGATGTAGACCAAATGTGGACAACTATGGCTAACTCAATTAGGAGTGCAACAAAGAGGGTGTTGGGAGTGTCATCAGGAAAGGTTAGTGCTTATAAAGAGTCGTGGTGGTGA